In Candidatus Paceibacterota bacterium, a genomic segment contains:
- the rpsG gene encoding 30S ribosomal protein S7 codes for MRRPIKRKYPVKPDPMFNSDRIAKFINCVMVNGKKSVAQKIVYQAFDVIKEKAKVEDPIVVFDEALRNVGPTVEVRSRRVGGANYQVPREVAQNRRNALAIRWIIEAASSKKGAPMHQKLADELIAAYKNEGEAIKKRENTHKMAEANKAFAHFAW; via the coding sequence ATGCGTAGGCCAATAAAGAGAAAGTATCCAGTTAAGCCAGATCCAATGTTCAATTCGGACAGGATTGCTAAGTTCATTAACTGTGTGATGGTTAACGGAAAGAAGAGCGTTGCTCAGAAAATCGTGTACCAAGCATTTGATGTGATCAAAGAAAAGGCAAAGGTAGAAGATCCTATTGTTGTCTTTGACGAAGCACTCCGAAACGTAGGACCAACTGTTGAAGTTCGTTCACGACGTGTTGGAGGTGCTAACTACCAGGTTCCTCGTGAGGTTGCACAGAACCGAAGAAATGCACTTGCTATTCGTTGGATTATTGAAGCAGCTTCTTCAAAGAAGGGAGCACCTATGCACCAGAAGCTTGCTGATGAACTTATCGCTGCATACAAGAACGAAGGTGAAGCTATCAAGAAGCGTGAAAACACTCACAAGATGGCAGAAGCAAACAAGGCCTTCGCACACTTCGCGTGGTAA
- the rpsL gene encoding 30S ribosomal protein S12, giving the protein MATVNQLIKRPRKKTGRKTSAIALTRGFNTLNNRPVFFNSPFKRGVCTKVTTKTPKKPNSAIRKIARVRLSNGMEVTAYIPGEGHNLQEHSVVMLRGGRVKDIGVRYTIVRGVLDAQGVEKRRKVRSMYGTKKPKAK; this is encoded by the coding sequence ATGGCAACAGTAAATCAACTAATAAAGCGACCAAGAAAGAAGACAGGACGCAAGACAAGCGCCATTGCGCTTACTCGTGGTTTTAATACCCTAAATAACCGTCCTGTATTCTTCAATTCACCATTTAAGCGTGGTGTGTGCACAAAAGTTACAACTAAGACTCCTAAAAAGCCTAACTCAGCTATCCGAAAGATCGCCCGAGTACGCCTTTCTAACGGAATGGAAGTTACTGCATATATCCCAGGAGAAGGACATAACCTCCAGGAACACTCAGTAGTTATGCTACGAGGTGGACGTGTAAAGGATATCGGTGTTCGATACACTATCGTCCGTGGAGTACTTGATGCTCAGGGAGTTGAAAAGCGCCGAAAAGTACGCAGCATGTACGGTACTAAGAAGCCAAAGGCTAAATAA